The uncultured Desulfobulbus sp. genome window below encodes:
- a CDS encoding response regulator, with protein sequence MKILIVDDDQVSAKLLQSFLKMYGECHLAESGEEGLEAIKHAMQTDAPYELITLDIMMPITNGHETLKTIRELEKSPLNISGIAPKIIMVSAANDISTVMKSFEALCDAYLTKPVVRNELFTKLIELELISVK encoded by the coding sequence ATGAAAATTCTTATTGTTGACGATGATCAAGTCAGTGCCAAGCTTCTTCAAAGCTTTCTGAAAATGTATGGAGAATGCCACCTTGCGGAGAGTGGTGAAGAGGGGCTCGAGGCTATCAAGCATGCCATGCAAACGGATGCCCCCTATGAGTTAATCACCCTGGATATCATGATGCCCATAACCAATGGTCATGAAACCCTCAAAACAATTCGCGAACTTGAGAAATCACCTTTAAATATCAGCGGCATCGCCCCGAAGATAATCATGGTCTCAGCGGCCAATGATATCAGCACTGTTATGAAGTCCTTTGAAGCGCTCTGTGATGCGTACCTTACCAAGCCGGTTGTCCGCAATGAACTGTTTACCAAGTTGATAGAACTCGAATTAATCTCGGTAAAATAG
- a CDS encoding BtrH N-terminal domain-containing protein, which yields MTEHIHLDFPHKQAAHCESGVVANLLSNQGIALSEATAFGMGGGLFFAYLPFIRLNHLPMVTYRGMAGSLLKTISKISGFTLATQSFSKPEKAMEALDRKLAESIPVGLQTGVFWLPYFPKALRFHFNAHNLVVYGKQGNDYLISDPVFPEPVRCAAEDLAKARFAAGALAPKGKMYHFSQVNREFDRRRAIIQGIDMVTKMMLGSPFPLIGVKGMRFLAGRLAAWPRRLGSEKADLHLGHVVRMQEEIGTGGGGFRFMYAAFLQESASLFEDDQLRGCAKGLIEAGDQWRGFAVMAARICKKREKPGDSYVAAAEHLRHCAELEEQVFTSLRAWVRQVS from the coding sequence ATGACTGAACATATCCATTTAGACTTTCCGCATAAGCAGGCAGCCCATTGTGAAAGTGGGGTCGTCGCCAATCTCCTCAGCAACCAGGGGATTGCCCTCTCCGAGGCAACCGCTTTTGGTATGGGGGGCGGGCTTTTTTTCGCCTACCTGCCTTTTATCCGGCTCAATCATTTGCCGATGGTCACCTATCGAGGTATGGCTGGTTCTCTGCTTAAAACGATCTCCAAGATTTCTGGCTTTACGCTTGCGACGCAAAGTTTCTCCAAGCCGGAAAAAGCAATGGAGGCCCTTGACAGAAAACTGGCAGAATCCATTCCGGTGGGCCTGCAGACCGGTGTATTCTGGCTGCCCTACTTCCCCAAAGCCCTTCGCTTCCATTTTAATGCCCATAACCTTGTTGTCTATGGCAAGCAGGGCAATGACTATCTGATCAGCGATCCGGTTTTTCCGGAGCCGGTACGGTGTGCGGCCGAGGATCTGGCCAAGGCCCGATTTGCTGCAGGAGCACTGGCTCCCAAGGGGAAAATGTACCATTTCTCCCAGGTGAACAGGGAGTTTGATAGGCGTCGTGCCATCATTCAAGGGATCGATATGGTCACTAAGATGATGCTCGGCAGCCCCTTCCCCCTGATCGGGGTGAAAGGGATGCGTTTTCTTGCCGGTCGTCTTGCTGCCTGGCCCAGGCGGCTGGGGAGCGAAAAAGCCGATCTTCACCTTGGCCATGTGGTGCGAATGCAGGAGGAGATCGGTACCGGTGGCGGTGGATTTCGTTTTATGTATGCCGCCTTTTTGCAGGAAAGTGCCAGCCTTTTTGAGGACGACCAGCTCAGAGGATGCGCCAAGGGGCTTATAGAAGCCGGGGATCAGTGGCGTGGCTTTGCGGTCATGGCTGCCCGCATATGCAAAAAACGGGAGAAACCCGGCGATAGCTATGTCGCAGCTGCTGAGCACCTTCGCCATTGTGCTGAGCTTGAAGAGCAGGTTTTTACCTCCTTGCGGGCCTGGGTGCGTCAGGTTTCATGA
- a CDS encoding ABC transporter ATP-binding protein: MKLPQEYSEDVAIAAEALCRQYKGQPEPALDGLSLSIKKGEFYGLLGPNGAGKTTIMSILAGLQLPDSGSVRIHGMGYGRHARVIKTKIGIVPQDLALYQRLSGQENMWYFARLLGMSRQEASARIQESLELTQLQDRAMQPVQTYSGGMKRRLNLAIGLLNDPWILFLDEPTVGVDTQSRHLIHQQLGHLHQKGTTILYTTHYLEEAQELCSRIAIVDHGRMLEEGTPKELLKGSAHRNLEEYFICLTGHHLRDA; the protein is encoded by the coding sequence ATGAAGTTGCCGCAGGAGTATAGTGAAGATGTGGCTATTGCAGCAGAGGCGCTGTGCAGACAGTACAAAGGACAGCCCGAACCGGCCCTTGATGGTTTGAGTCTCTCCATAAAAAAAGGGGAGTTTTATGGACTGCTCGGCCCCAATGGTGCGGGAAAAACCACGATTATGTCGATTCTTGCCGGGTTACAGCTTCCGGACTCCGGCAGTGTCCGTATCCATGGGATGGGCTATGGGCGGCATGCCCGGGTCATTAAAACCAAAATTGGGATTGTGCCCCAGGATCTGGCGCTCTATCAGCGGTTGAGTGGCCAGGAAAATATGTGGTATTTTGCCCGCTTGCTTGGGATGAGCCGGCAGGAGGCCTCGGCTAGAATTCAAGAGAGTCTCGAGTTAACTCAGCTCCAGGATCGGGCAATGCAACCGGTGCAGACCTATTCCGGCGGTATGAAACGCCGCCTGAATTTAGCCATTGGCCTGCTCAATGATCCCTGGATTCTGTTTCTTGATGAGCCTACGGTCGGGGTCGATACCCAGTCTCGCCATCTCATCCACCAGCAATTGGGCCACCTCCATCAGAAGGGGACGACCATTCTCTATACCACCCATTACCTGGAAGAGGCCCAGGAGCTTTGCTCACGAATAGCGATTGTTGATCACGGCAGGATGCTCGAAGAAGGGACGCCCAAGGAGCTACTCAAAGGCTCCGCTCACCGAAACCTGGAAGAATACTTTATTTGCCTGACCGGGCATCACCTTCGGGATGCTTGA
- a CDS encoding transposase — MQSLKIFSTKALQLVALTNGRAVNKTLHVDALIQAIKADFGKLTDHRAQNAKIALDDAIMSAFAVFHLKDQSLLAFDERRCREPENLHTVYGVTGISCDSQMRAILDEVDPDYLRPAFRTVFRRLQRGKKLESMTLLGGHYLLSGDGTGFYSSTKVASSYCLKKTRRNGTELYYQQMYAAALVHPDCREVIPFFPEMIPRQDGSAKNDCERNAARRFFEALRREHPHLKLIVTEDALSSNAPHIEDLQRLNLRFILGVKPGDHQFLFSLVDDAIAKEKVTELQQVDSNDPVKIHFFRFINQVPLNQSRQDLLVNFLEYWQVDKNNKVTRFSWVTDLTITPENVEEVMRAGRARWKIENETFNTLKTQGYNLEHNYGLGKKHLSAVFAILMMLAFLFDQVQQMSCHLFQAALKELGSKRALWEMMRNYFRIFRVDSMETIFRVLVYGPGGYIVMERDWLGG, encoded by the coding sequence ATGCAGTCACTGAAAATTTTCTCGACCAAGGCGTTACAACTGGTTGCACTGACGAACGGAAGAGCCGTGAACAAAACACTCCACGTGGACGCATTAATTCAAGCTATCAAAGCTGATTTTGGCAAACTTACCGATCATCGGGCCCAAAATGCCAAGATTGCCCTTGATGACGCGATCATGTCTGCCTTTGCCGTGTTTCACCTGAAAGACCAGTCGCTGCTGGCCTTCGATGAGCGACGGTGCAGAGAACCAGAAAACCTGCATACGGTATATGGAGTGACCGGCATCTCCTGCGACTCTCAGATGCGCGCCATCCTGGATGAAGTTGATCCAGACTATTTACGACCAGCGTTTCGCACCGTTTTTCGGCGGTTGCAACGAGGCAAAAAGCTGGAATCAATGACGCTGCTGGGTGGCCATTATCTGCTCAGTGGTGACGGTACAGGGTTTTATTCCTCAACGAAGGTGGCCTCATCCTACTGCCTCAAAAAAACTCGTCGCAATGGAACAGAACTGTATTACCAACAGATGTATGCGGCTGCCCTGGTGCATCCGGATTGTCGCGAGGTAATTCCTTTCTTTCCTGAAATGATTCCCCGCCAGGACGGTTCGGCTAAAAACGATTGTGAGCGCAATGCGGCCCGTCGTTTCTTCGAGGCACTGCGGCGTGAGCATCCACACCTCAAGCTCATCGTCACCGAGGATGCACTCAGCAGCAACGCGCCCCATATCGAGGATCTGCAACGGCTAAATCTTCGTTTTATCCTTGGCGTCAAGCCTGGAGATCATCAGTTTCTGTTTTCGTTGGTTGACGATGCCATCGCCAAGGAGAAGGTCACCGAGCTACAGCAAGTGGACTCCAACGATCCGGTCAAAATACATTTTTTTCGTTTTATTAATCAAGTACCGCTCAATCAGTCCCGCCAGGACCTGCTGGTCAATTTCCTGGAATACTGGCAGGTGGATAAAAATAACAAGGTTACCCGGTTCAGTTGGGTCACAGATCTGACTATCACTCCTGAAAACGTCGAAGAGGTCATGCGGGCTGGCCGCGCGCGGTGGAAGATCGAAAACGAAACCTTCAACACCTTGAAAACCCAGGGATACAACCTGGAGCATAATTACGGACTGGGCAAGAAGCATCTCAGCGCGGTGTTTGCCATTCTCATGATGCTGGCCTTCCTTTTCGACCAGGTGCAGCAGATGAGTTGCCATCTCTTCCAGGCAGCGTTGAAGGAACTCGGCTCCAAAAGAGCGTTGTGGGAGATGATGCGCAATTATTTCCGCATATTCAGGGTTGATTCAATGGAGACGATCTTCCGGGTGCTGGTCTACGGCCCAGGCGGATATATTGTGATGGAAAGAGACTGGCTCGGCGGTTAG
- a CDS encoding PEP-CTERM sorting domain-containing protein encodes MTNNCFIKYSFTIALATFLAAPAQAVVVSWADWSPEQSSSTSAFGNITVGTESIGVTYTPGGSTWNLYTGAANYWSGTAYTNGEVENAPTPTDVIQLYGGGTITFTFSETVVDPYFALNSWNGNVVNFDTPISIDSYGSGYWGSGTPVNITATGFTGSGELHGIIKLTGSYDMVSITHTSESWHGITVGVAGVANSEAPVPEPTTLLLFATGAAGLAAANRRRK; translated from the coding sequence ATGACGAATAATTGTTTTATTAAATACAGTTTTACAATTGCCCTCGCCACCTTTCTTGCAGCCCCTGCACAGGCAGTAGTCGTTTCATGGGCAGATTGGAGCCCAGAACAATCCTCATCGACCAGCGCCTTTGGCAACATCACCGTTGGCACAGAATCTATCGGTGTCACCTACACCCCTGGCGGATCAACCTGGAACCTCTATACAGGGGCTGCGAATTACTGGTCTGGAACGGCCTATACCAATGGGGAAGTTGAAAATGCCCCCACACCAACCGATGTCATCCAGTTGTATGGCGGCGGCACCATTACCTTCACTTTCTCAGAAACGGTCGTTGATCCCTATTTTGCCCTGAACAGCTGGAATGGCAACGTGGTTAATTTCGATACCCCCATCAGTATCGACAGTTATGGAAGTGGTTACTGGGGCTCTGGCACCCCTGTCAACATCACCGCAACAGGTTTTACCGGCTCTGGTGAACTTCACGGCATCATCAAACTGACCGGATCCTATGATATGGTCAGCATCACCCATACATCTGAAAGCTGGCACGGCATCACTGTCGGTGTGGCTGGTGTGGCGAACTCCGAGGCCCCGGTGCCCGAGCCCACCACCCTGCTCCTCTTCGCCACAGGAGCAGCCGGACTTGCAGCTGCAAACAGAAGGCGGAAATAA
- a CDS encoding radical SAM protein yields the protein MQLYNLEFTEEEIRTAAAADRLLSMEIEFSRKCNFRCKYCYVEEQPSLAGEMSRQEIKDIILQAQALGARKIIILGGEPSIYPHLIEMVRFLGSLHLEIELFTNGSGITDELAQVLAEERVRVVVKMNSRDASIQDHLAGKKGAFAIIEQAIQRLQRVGYPSKELFLAASTVICQPNLGELVELWQWLRQQKIEPYFEVLTPQANALKNNWLEVSPQELHDLFRHLSALDREHYGRDWEPQPPLVGNRCMRHQVSCVVTAQGDVMPCVGVTIALGNVRQQPLAEILKQSEIVQNLKNYRMTIKGPCGTCEKSEECYGCRGAAYQLTGDYLASDPTCWKNLETACAQSPITNM from the coding sequence ATGCAGCTCTATAACCTGGAATTCACCGAGGAAGAAATACGGACCGCTGCCGCTGCCGACCGACTCCTGTCCATGGAGATAGAATTCAGTCGAAAATGCAATTTCCGCTGCAAATACTGCTATGTGGAAGAGCAGCCCTCGCTTGCAGGGGAGATGTCACGCCAGGAGATCAAAGATATTATTCTGCAGGCTCAGGCTCTGGGGGCTCGTAAAATCATCATCCTGGGAGGAGAGCCTTCGATTTATCCACATCTCATCGAAATGGTTCGCTTCCTCGGCTCGCTGCATTTGGAGATTGAACTTTTCACCAACGGCAGCGGCATCACGGATGAGCTTGCACAGGTCTTGGCTGAAGAACGGGTGCGGGTCGTGGTGAAGATGAATTCCCGGGATGCCTCTATCCAGGACCACTTGGCAGGAAAAAAAGGGGCCTTTGCCATCATCGAACAGGCAATACAACGCCTGCAACGCGTGGGCTACCCCTCTAAAGAGCTGTTTCTCGCCGCCAGCACGGTTATCTGTCAGCCGAACCTGGGAGAGTTGGTCGAGTTGTGGCAATGGCTACGTCAGCAGAAGATCGAACCGTACTTTGAAGTGCTCACTCCTCAGGCCAATGCCTTGAAAAACAACTGGCTTGAGGTGAGTCCCCAGGAACTGCACGATCTTTTCAGGCACCTCTCAGCTCTTGATCGGGAGCACTACGGTCGGGACTGGGAGCCACAGCCACCGCTGGTGGGTAATCGTTGTATGCGACACCAGGTCTCCTGCGTTGTCACTGCCCAAGGCGATGTGATGCCCTGTGTCGGGGTGACCATAGCCCTTGGCAATGTTCGCCAACAGCCACTTGCCGAGATTCTGAAGCAGAGTGAAATTGTGCAAAACTTGAAAAATTATCGGATGACGATTAAGGGTCCCTGTGGAACCTGTGAAAAAAGTGAAGAGTGCTATGGTTGCCGTGGTGCTGCCTACCAGTTGACCGGCGACTACCTGGCCTCGGATCCTACCTGCTGGAAAAATCTGGAAACGGCCTGCGCGCAGTCTCCCATAACGAATATGTGA
- a CDS encoding cobalamin-dependent protein (Presence of a B(12) (cobalamin)-binding domain implies dependence on cobalamin itself, in one of its several forms, or in some unusual lineages, dependence on a cobalamin-like analog.) encodes MNILLINPPNCGRSIPEERYGITSIKQIFRGEPLGLEELAGNLLEHSVHLLDLKAEPAGLQAALTEYTPDVVGITGVTCEANTVVQIAATVRASSDAIIVVGGIHASNDPNFFNRKEVDYIVCGLGKKSFSELIAMLEKGMEHQNPLPQGIYPVTPDTPVVQRQRPATQADLVESRPPAFNLVERYRDHYLLEKLGIRMGFVASAFGCPHRCSFCSIAGQTGGNYLLKSAQTVVRDLALLPDIPVIRLVDANTFGSVERATALAQAIIDAELNKQFLADIRSDTVVRHPEMLALWKKAGLRAVIIGFEAIDDSSLLSMHKANQAKMNTEAIAILHALGITIVGDFIIDPEYDEKNFDQLSDYLLKHPIDLPMITVMTPLPGTPLYGSLRPKIINHNLDYYTLTNAVTPTRLDEHRFYSAYAELIAQSHRHAQI; translated from the coding sequence ATGAATATACTCTTAATCAACCCGCCCAACTGTGGCCGCAGCATTCCCGAAGAACGGTATGGTATCACCTCGATCAAACAAATTTTTCGAGGGGAACCACTTGGGCTCGAGGAACTTGCAGGCAACTTGCTGGAACACTCAGTCCACTTGCTCGACCTCAAGGCAGAACCGGCTGGACTGCAGGCTGCACTCACAGAATATACTCCGGATGTTGTCGGTATCACGGGGGTAACCTGTGAGGCAAACACGGTGGTTCAGATTGCCGCAACTGTCCGCGCCAGCTCAGATGCAATCATTGTTGTCGGTGGCATCCACGCCAGTAATGATCCCAATTTTTTCAACCGCAAAGAGGTTGATTACATTGTCTGTGGACTCGGCAAGAAGTCCTTCAGCGAACTCATCGCCATGCTTGAAAAGGGTATGGAGCACCAAAACCCCCTTCCGCAAGGGATCTATCCGGTCACTCCCGATACACCAGTGGTGCAGCGCCAGCGCCCCGCGACCCAGGCAGATCTGGTTGAAAGCCGTCCGCCCGCCTTCAACCTCGTTGAGCGGTACCGGGATCACTATCTGCTTGAAAAACTGGGCATTCGCATGGGCTTTGTCGCCTCGGCATTCGGCTGTCCCCACAGATGTTCCTTCTGTTCGATCGCCGGTCAGACCGGGGGAAACTATCTGCTTAAATCAGCACAAACCGTTGTTCGGGATTTAGCCTTACTCCCTGATATTCCCGTGATCCGGCTTGTTGATGCCAACACCTTTGGTTCCGTCGAACGGGCCACGGCCCTGGCTCAAGCCATTATCGATGCAGAGCTTAACAAGCAGTTTCTCGCCGACATCAGATCAGACACCGTGGTCCGCCACCCCGAAATGCTCGCGCTCTGGAAAAAAGCCGGATTACGGGCAGTGATCATCGGCTTTGAGGCCATCGACGACAGCAGCCTGCTCTCCATGCACAAGGCAAACCAGGCAAAAATGAACACCGAGGCGATCGCCATTCTCCATGCGTTAGGTATTACCATTGTGGGAGATTTCATTATCGATCCGGAGTATGACGAAAAGAATTTTGATCAGCTCAGCGACTACCTGCTCAAACACCCGATTGATCTGCCAATGATCACGGTGATGACACCGCTCCCGGGAACGCCCCTCTATGGTTCACTGCGTCCCAAGATCATCAACCACAACCTTGATTATTATACCCTGACCAATGCCGTCACCCCAACACGTCTTGACGAGCATCGGTTTTACAGCGCCTATGCCGAGCTGATAGCCCAAAGCCATCGCCACGCCCAGATATAA
- a CDS encoding beta-ketoacyl-ACP synthase III has product MNVYITNLASFLPGDPVANDDIERYLGPVDRISNRTKSKILTSNGIQSRYYAIDKKSGAPTHTNAQLTADAIRKLELPSAAESPCLACGTSSPDQLMPGHASMVHGELGEFPCEVVSTAGICLSGIMAMKYGAMAVALGSASFALTTGSELASSYMRTDFFNQVCSQQASQEESSHPAFSFEEQFLRWMLSDGAGAALIEREPRGACNLRIDWIELTSQAHRLETCMYAGCSKKSNGQTVGWRESWRRGHQSGGILTIKQDAKLLNREVLSALVGDALPPIIAKHGLTPDQIDWFLPHYSSAFFREPLAHQLEAIGFALPQERWFTNLASKGNTGSASFYIMLEELLHSGRLRPGERILGFIPESGRFAAGYILLTVV; this is encoded by the coding sequence ATGAACGTATACATTACCAATCTCGCCTCTTTTCTTCCTGGTGATCCTGTAGCAAACGATGACATCGAACGCTACCTCGGTCCGGTCGATCGCATTTCCAATCGGACCAAGAGCAAGATACTCACCAGCAACGGTATTCAAAGCCGCTATTACGCCATAGACAAAAAAAGCGGTGCTCCCACCCACACAAATGCCCAGCTCACAGCGGATGCCATCCGCAAACTCGAGCTTCCCTCTGCTGCAGAAAGCCCCTGCCTAGCCTGTGGAACCTCTTCACCGGATCAGCTTATGCCCGGGCACGCCTCCATGGTCCATGGCGAATTGGGCGAGTTCCCCTGCGAGGTTGTCAGTACTGCCGGGATCTGTCTTTCCGGAATAATGGCGATGAAATACGGAGCGATGGCGGTTGCCCTTGGATCAGCATCGTTTGCGCTCACCACGGGTTCAGAGCTGGCCTCATCCTACATGCGCACGGACTTCTTCAATCAGGTATGCAGCCAACAGGCCAGCCAGGAGGAATCCAGCCACCCCGCCTTTTCCTTTGAGGAACAATTTCTGCGTTGGATGCTTTCCGATGGTGCGGGCGCAGCCCTCATCGAGCGGGAACCACGTGGAGCCTGCAACCTACGGATTGACTGGATAGAACTGACCTCCCAGGCGCACCGTTTGGAGACCTGCATGTATGCTGGCTGCAGTAAAAAGAGCAACGGTCAGACCGTTGGCTGGCGTGAAAGCTGGAGAAGAGGTCATCAATCCGGGGGGATCTTGACTATCAAGCAGGATGCCAAGCTTCTTAACCGTGAAGTCTTGTCGGCTCTTGTCGGTGACGCTCTGCCACCCATCATTGCCAAGCACGGGTTAACACCGGACCAGATTGACTGGTTTTTACCACACTACTCTTCAGCCTTTTTTCGAGAGCCCCTGGCACACCAGCTCGAAGCCATCGGTTTTGCTCTCCCTCAAGAACGCTGGTTTACCAACTTAGCGAGCAAGGGCAACACCGGTTCCGCTTCATTTTATATTATGCTGGAAGAACTCTTGCATTCGGGCCGACTCCGGCCGGGAGAGCGTATTCTGGGGTTTATTCCTGAAAGTGGGCGATTTGCAGCTGGATATATCTTACTTACTGTGGTGTAG
- a CDS encoding acyloxyacyl hydrolase, whose amino-acid sequence MIEIFHRRTNMLKRLLLGVYWVACGVQGLLFFAPTAHAWDGSQDTWSLHGGYGQSIPGWGRTEQRVQTLDVVGRYSHVTIDDLGSGWLTGKFSTLIELPLSFVTSPESSMMVGLNFLACYTFTANSDWQPYFFGGGGPVYSFADIPGMGARWNGNYQFGLGIQQPLDAQRSLFIEMRYHHISNAGMEEPNDPLNSLKLLVGFSF is encoded by the coding sequence ATGATTGAAATCTTTCATCGTAGAACAAACATGCTGAAACGGTTGTTATTGGGAGTTTATTGGGTTGCGTGCGGGGTGCAGGGGCTTCTGTTCTTTGCCCCCACAGCCCATGCTTGGGATGGCTCGCAGGACACATGGTCGTTGCACGGAGGCTACGGACAAAGCATACCGGGTTGGGGGAGAACTGAGCAACGCGTACAGACCCTCGATGTGGTTGGCCGCTACAGTCATGTAACCATTGATGATTTAGGATCGGGTTGGCTGACGGGAAAATTCTCAACCTTAATCGAGTTGCCGCTCTCTTTTGTTACAAGTCCTGAGAGTTCGATGATGGTGGGGCTCAATTTTCTCGCCTGCTATACCTTTACTGCCAACAGTGACTGGCAGCCCTACTTCTTCGGGGGCGGTGGGCCGGTCTATAGTTTTGCCGATATCCCTGGCATGGGTGCTCGCTGGAACGGCAATTATCAATTTGGACTGGGCATACAGCAGCCTCTGGATGCTCAGAGGTCTCTTTTTATTGAAATGCGCTACCATCACATCTCAAACGCAGGAATGGAAGAGCCCAACGATCCTTTGAATTCGCTCAAATTGCTTGTCGGTTTTTCCTTTTAA
- a CDS encoding phosphopantetheine-binding protein: MGLDNLERELLEAICSTCNLQDVDIASIQAADPLIGPDSALGIDSLDALEIVVMVQKEYGVRIESENTSRIVLESVATLAAHIRKHSPQFSTPQ, from the coding sequence ATGGGATTAGATAACCTCGAACGCGAACTTCTTGAGGCCATCTGCAGTACGTGTAACTTGCAGGATGTCGATATTGCATCAATTCAGGCAGCTGATCCGTTGATTGGGCCTGATTCAGCGCTGGGTATCGACTCGCTTGATGCCTTGGAAATTGTTGTGATGGTGCAAAAAGAATACGGTGTTCGCATTGAATCGGAAAATACCAGCCGCATAGTTTTGGAATCAGTGGCAACACTGGCTGCACATATTCGCAAACACTCGCCGCAGTTTTCTACACCACAGTAA
- a CDS encoding ABC transporter permease — MRTILTTALKELLLLTRDYAGLLVLFLMPVTLVVIITLVQENILQLSGQRPTEICVQNQDQGPFAQAMESYLETAHLQVTQWKTTTSELRQAVTAGRCQAGLILAQDTSTQLEEHIDQRLTDTSGASDSVTALSLDLFFDPATMVGFRAGVFARVQMAAQAAELEIKGTRLGALLSPQAAGPAGAQDVAVSPNLREMFSSKLTTVTEQAGRSSQSTMAEVLNPVDRNVPAWALFGMFFTVIPIAGTILTERQSGIALRLTAMPVSPIGLLAGKMLAYLGVCTVQFILIALVGMYLFPQLGLQAFSLPANPWNLLLPVCTSSLAACGFGVWLGSFCRSYEQASTLGATAVVAAAAMGGIMVPVYAMPPLMQQLSILSPLNWAITCFSDLLIRGNPLMSTINDQGRLVAFSLIMLILSWKRAYK, encoded by the coding sequence ATGCGGACCATTTTGACGACTGCTCTCAAAGAATTACTGCTGCTTACCCGTGACTATGCAGGGCTGCTGGTACTGTTTCTCATGCCGGTTACCCTGGTGGTGATCATCACGCTTGTCCAGGAGAATATTCTCCAGCTTTCCGGCCAGCGGCCAACTGAAATCTGTGTCCAGAACCAAGATCAGGGACCCTTTGCCCAGGCGATGGAATCCTACCTTGAGACTGCCCATTTGCAGGTCACGCAATGGAAAACAACCACCAGTGAACTGCGTCAAGCCGTGACCGCCGGCAGGTGTCAGGCAGGGCTCATTTTGGCCCAGGATACATCGACGCAGCTGGAAGAGCATATCGATCAGCGACTCACCGACACCTCTGGTGCGAGTGATTCCGTCACCGCGCTTTCTCTCGATCTGTTTTTTGATCCCGCGACCATGGTTGGGTTTCGGGCCGGAGTTTTTGCCCGAGTCCAGATGGCGGCGCAGGCGGCCGAGCTTGAGATTAAAGGTACTCGTTTAGGGGCACTCTTATCCCCGCAGGCAGCAGGGCCGGCGGGTGCGCAGGACGTCGCAGTCAGCCCCAACCTGCGGGAAATGTTTAGCTCAAAGCTGACCACTGTGACAGAGCAGGCAGGGCGTTCGAGTCAATCAACCATGGCGGAGGTGCTCAACCCCGTCGACCGCAATGTTCCCGCCTGGGCCCTGTTTGGCATGTTTTTTACCGTCATTCCCATTGCCGGAACAATTTTGACAGAGCGACAGAGTGGGATAGCGCTGCGCCTGACTGCCATGCCGGTTTCACCGATTGGGTTACTTGCTGGAAAGATGCTTGCGTATCTGGGGGTCTGCACGGTGCAATTTATCCTCATTGCCCTGGTTGGGATGTATCTCTTTCCTCAGCTGGGGCTGCAAGCCTTTAGCCTGCCTGCCAACCCATGGAACCTGCTGTTGCCGGTTTGCACAAGCAGTCTGGCAGCCTGTGGTTTTGGGGTTTGGCTTGGTTCATTCTGCCGTTCCTACGAGCAGGCCTCAACCCTGGGAGCCACCGCCGTGGTCGCTGCTGCGGCCATGGGGGGGATTATGGTCCCGGTGTATGCCATGCCCCCTCTGATGCAGCAACTCAGTATACTCTCCCCGCTTAATTGGGCTATCACCTGTTTTTCCGATCTGTTGATTCGAGGAAATCCGTTGATGAGCACCATAAACGATCAGGGGCGTCTGGTAGCCTTTTCCCTTATCATGTTGATTCTCTCCTGGAAAAGAGCGTACAAATGA